From the Pungitius pungitius chromosome 6, fPunPun2.1, whole genome shotgun sequence genome, one window contains:
- the calb2a gene encoding calbindin 2a, which produces MADKAQQPPHLHLAEVTASQFLDIWKHFDSDGNGYIEGKELENFFKELETARRGAGVDPTNPIFREKMKEFMQNFDKNKDGRIEMSELAQILPTEENFLLCFREFVSSSAEFMAAWRRYDTDRSGYIEANELKGFLSDLLEKANRHYDDKKLQEYTQTILRMFDLNGDGKLGLSEMARLLPVKENFLLKFQGVKLTTEQFNAIFTFYDKDGNGYIDELELDALLRDLYQTNKKEVDVKNLTGYKQSIMRLSDGGKLYRGELEIVLCREPIV; this is translated from the exons ATGGCCGACAAAGCACAGCAGCCTCCTCACCTGCACCTGGCCGAGGTCACTGCGTCCCAGTTCCTGGACATTTGGAAACATTTCGACTCCGACG GTAATGGCTACATCGAAGGGAAGGAGCTGGAGAACTTCTTCAAGGAGTTGGAGACGGCCCGGAGAGGAGCTGGGGTG GACCCTACAAACCCCATCTTCAGAGAAAAGATGAAGGAGTTCATGCAGAACTTTGACAAGAACAAAGACGGACGAATCGAGATGTCAGAG CTGGCCCAGATTCTCCCAACAGAAGAGAACTTCCTGCTCTGCTTCAGAGAGTTTGTCAGCTCAAGTGCTGAGTTCATGGCG GCATGGCGGCGATATGACACGGATCGCAGCGGCTACATTGAAGCGAACGAATTGAAG GGCTTTCTGTCAGACCTGCTGGAGAAGGCTAACAGACACTACGATGACAAGAAGCTCCAGGAGTACACACAGACCATT CTCAGGATGTTTGATCTGAATGGAGATGGGAAGTTGGGCCTGTCAGAGATGGCCAG GCTGCTCCCAGTTAAGGAGAATTTCTTACTCAAATTCCAG GGTGTCAAGTTGACTACTGAGCAGTTCAATGCCATCTTCACCTTCTATGACAAG GATGGGAATGGCTACATTGATGAGCTTGAGTTAGATGCTCTGCTACGAGACCTTTACCAGACAAACAAGAAG GAGGTGGATGTGAAGAACCTGACGGGCTACAAGCAGAGCATCATGCGCCTGTCCGATGGAGGGAAGCTCTACCGCGGCGAGCTGGAAATCGTCCTCTGCAGGG
- the pnp6 gene encoding purine nucleoside phosphorylase 6, whose product MEAESSTSQCRYSYEEYKETADWLLAQTKQRPKVAIICGSGLGGLADLLGDKTVFPYKEIPRFPTSTVPGHAGQLVFGSLQGRDCVCMQGRFHFYEGYNIHTVTYPVRVFYLLGVETVIVTNAAGGLNGSYNVGDIMLIKDHINMPGFAGQNPLCGPNDIRFGERFPCMSDAYDRDLRTLARQTAEEQDCGGFLQEGVYCMLAGPSYETIAECKLLQMLGADCVGMSTVPEVVVARHCGLRVLGLSLVTNKVVTDYNSAEKANHEEVLRTTQRRTQDLERLVSHLIGKI is encoded by the exons ATGGAAGCGGAATCCTCCACCAGTCAGTGCAG ATACAGTTACGAAGAGTATAAGGAAACAGCAGACTGGTTGCTGGCCCAAACAAAGCAGCGTCCTAAAGTAGCCATCATCTGTGGTTCAGGCCTGGGCGGACTGGCTGACCTCTTGGGTGACAAGACTGTGTTCCCTTATAAGGAAATCCCACGTTTTCCCACCAGCACTG TGCCGGGCCATGCCGGACAGCTGGTGTTCGGGAGCCTGCAGGGCCGTGACTGTGTCTGCATGcaggggagattccacttttaCGAGGGTTACAACATCCACACG GTGACGTACCCGGTGCGAGTCTTCTACCTCCTGGGCGTGGAGACTGTGATCGTGACAAACGCTGCGGGAGGACTTAATGGCAGCTACAACGTGGGTGACATCATGCTCATTAAGGATCACATTAACATGCCCGGCTTTGCGGGGCAAAACCCGCTGTGTGGACCCAATGACATCAG GTTTGGAGAGCGCTTCCCTTGCATGTCGGACGCGTATGACCGTGATCTGAGGACTCTGGCCAGGCAGACAGCAGAAGAGCAGGACTGCGGCGGCTTCCTGCAGGAAGGGGTTTACTGCATGCTGGCTGGACCGTCATACGAGACCATTGCAGAGTGCAAACTCCTGCAGATGCTGGGGGCTGACTGTGTGG GTATGAGCACTGTTCcagaggtggtggtggctcGTCACTGTGGCTTGCGTGTCTTGGGTTTGTCCCTTGTCACCAATAAGGTCGTGACAGACTACAACAGCGCTGAGAAGGCCAACCACGAGGAGGTGCTGAGGACCACCCAGCGAAGAACCCAGGACCTGGAGAGGCTCGTGAGCCATCTCATCGGCAAGATCTAG